In one Streptomyces sp. NBC_01288 genomic region, the following are encoded:
- a CDS encoding muconolactone Delta-isomerase family protein gives MREFLVEITTTIPEGTPQEEVDRRRAAEAVRARELAATGRLARLWRPVGELRSVGVWRAADEEDLHAKVLGTLPLHAWMTFAVTPLEPHPNDPGYTE, from the coding sequence CTGCGAGAGTTCCTGGTCGAGATCACGACCACGATCCCCGAGGGCACCCCTCAGGAGGAGGTCGACCGGCGCCGCGCCGCCGAGGCCGTCCGGGCCCGCGAACTGGCCGCGACCGGCCGTCTGGCCCGGCTGTGGCGCCCGGTCGGCGAACTGCGCAGCGTGGGCGTCTGGCGCGCCGCCGACGAGGAGGACCTCCACGCGAAGGTGCTCGGCACCCTGCCCCTGCACGCGTGGATGACCTTCGCCGTCACCCCGCTGGAACCGCACCCGAACGACCCGGGCTATACGGAGTAA
- a CDS encoding LysR family transcriptional regulator, whose translation MTGVELRQLRYFVAVAEELNFGRAADRLLIAGPSLSQQIKALERDLGVRLFDRDRRSVSLTPAGAALLPHTRALLERADDLGRRAGRLAGSEAVRLGYVNWLPTDLTSRTAGVAQVHVDAWVAPSHTQAARVADGSLDLAVCWVRDEDLKRHGLRARLLGADRLYAVSPGADTGDVQARDTVLLLDDDTNSWSSWNVYAEQLAHDTGARAVPISDGGITGPAFFDHVRRSRRPVVNSPKGQTTSLPSDLVRREIVGPTVHWTWSLVWREGETRTAVLAAVDALCDGVGDLGLRAPDAWLPEGDPHR comes from the coding sequence ATGACGGGCGTGGAGCTGCGCCAACTCAGGTATTTCGTCGCCGTCGCCGAGGAACTGAACTTCGGCCGGGCCGCCGACCGCCTCCTGATCGCCGGCCCCTCCCTCTCCCAGCAGATCAAGGCCCTCGAACGCGACCTCGGCGTACGGCTCTTCGACCGCGACCGCCGCTCGGTCTCCCTCACTCCAGCTGGCGCCGCCCTGCTCCCGCACACCCGTGCCCTGCTGGAGCGTGCCGACGACCTCGGGCGCCGAGCCGGGCGGCTCGCGGGCTCGGAGGCGGTCCGGCTCGGTTACGTCAACTGGCTTCCCACAGACCTGACTTCGCGCACCGCCGGGGTGGCCCAGGTGCACGTCGACGCGTGGGTCGCGCCCTCGCACACGCAGGCCGCCCGGGTCGCGGACGGCAGCCTGGACCTCGCCGTGTGCTGGGTGCGCGACGAGGACCTGAAGCGGCACGGGCTGCGGGCCCGACTGCTCGGTGCGGACCGGCTGTACGCGGTGTCCCCGGGCGCCGACACCGGTGATGTGCAGGCCAGGGACACCGTCCTCCTCCTCGACGACGACACCAATTCCTGGTCGTCGTGGAACGTCTACGCCGAGCAGCTCGCGCACGACACCGGGGCCCGCGCGGTGCCCATCTCCGACGGCGGGATCACCGGCCCCGCGTTCTTCGACCACGTCCGTCGCAGCCGCCGCCCGGTCGTCAACTCACCCAAGGGGCAGACCACTTCACTGCCGTCCGACCTGGTGCGCCGGGAGATCGTCGGGCCGACGGTCCACTGGACCTGGTCGCTGGTGTGGCGCGAGGGCGAGACGCGTACCGCGGTGCTCGCCGCGGTGGACGCGCTCTGCGACGGCGTCGGCGACCTCGGGCTGCGCGCCCCCGACGCGTGGCTGCCCGAGGGCGACCCGCACCGCTGA
- a CDS encoding YbfB/YjiJ family MFS transporter → MSRYAPVPAPRAEGPLLSPWPHVVRVAAALAAGMGVGRFVYTPILPLMHSQAGLSTDAGAHLATANYVGYLLGALAGTLLPALVRSRAVLRGSFVVLIGTLAAMPATHDTTVWIALRLLAGVASALIFVVAVSSLLGHLRDHPPHLPGWGFGGVGAGIALSGLLVLALRSVADWQVAWWSSAALAAALATAAWNLRPEVPPKPSTGTPGTTVDPWFGALFAGYTLEGVGYIVAGTFLVAAIGQSSPGWIGSGAWVLVGLAAVPSSALWARLGRRWSRPGLLGVALVVQAVGIALPALVGGVAAALVGAVLFGATFIGVSTLALATGAELRFPRSVALLTAGYSVGQILGPLVVAPLLHHGYRPALLLAAGVVLAASVAAAVLRLGFPRRRAAAPRHSAPAEEIRTAGP, encoded by the coding sequence ATGAGCCGCTACGCCCCGGTCCCCGCACCCCGGGCGGAGGGCCCCCTCCTGTCCCCCTGGCCGCACGTCGTGCGGGTCGCCGCCGCCCTCGCCGCGGGTATGGGCGTCGGCCGCTTCGTGTACACCCCGATCCTCCCGCTGATGCACTCCCAGGCGGGGCTCTCCACCGACGCCGGCGCCCACCTGGCCACCGCCAACTACGTCGGCTACCTCCTCGGCGCTCTCGCCGGCACCCTGCTCCCCGCTCTGGTCCGCTCCCGCGCGGTCCTGCGCGGCTCGTTCGTCGTGCTGATCGGCACGCTGGCCGCGATGCCCGCCACCCACGACACCACGGTATGGATCGCGCTGCGCCTGCTGGCGGGGGTGGCGAGCGCGCTGATCTTCGTGGTCGCGGTCAGCTCGCTCCTCGGTCACCTGCGGGACCACCCGCCCCACCTCCCCGGCTGGGGCTTCGGCGGCGTGGGCGCCGGCATCGCGCTCTCCGGCCTGCTGGTCCTCGCCCTGCGCTCCGTCGCGGACTGGCAGGTCGCGTGGTGGTCCTCGGCCGCACTCGCCGCAGCACTCGCGACCGCCGCGTGGAATCTACGGCCCGAGGTCCCGCCGAAACCCTCAACCGGCACCCCTGGTACGACAGTTGACCCATGGTTCGGCGCCCTGTTCGCCGGCTACACCCTGGAGGGCGTCGGCTACATCGTCGCCGGGACCTTCCTGGTCGCCGCGATCGGACAGAGTTCCCCGGGCTGGATCGGCAGCGGCGCGTGGGTGCTCGTCGGACTGGCCGCCGTACCGTCCTCCGCACTCTGGGCACGACTCGGGCGCCGTTGGTCGCGGCCCGGGCTGCTGGGCGTGGCGCTGGTGGTCCAGGCGGTCGGCATCGCCCTGCCCGCGCTGGTCGGCGGGGTCGCGGCGGCCCTGGTCGGCGCGGTGCTGTTCGGCGCCACCTTCATCGGCGTCAGCACGCTCGCGCTGGCGACCGGCGCGGAGTTGCGATTCCCGCGCTCGGTGGCCCTGTTGACCGCCGGCTACTCCGTCGGCCAGATCCTCGGCCCCCTCGTCGTGGCCCCGCTCCTGCACCACGGCTACCGCCCGGCCCTGCTCCTGGCCGCCGGGGTGGTCCTCGCCGCGTCCGTGGCCGCAGCGGTCCTGCGGCTCGGTTTCCCGCGCCGTCGAGCGGCGGCGCCACGACACTCCGCACCCGCCGAGGAGATACGCACCGCCGGTCCCTGA
- a CDS encoding glycine C-acetyltransferase has product MFDSVRDDLRTTLDEIRAAGLHKPERVIGSPQSATVNVTAGGRPGEVLNFCANNYLGLADHPEVVAAAHAALDRWGYGMASVRFICGTQEVHKELEARLSAFLGQEDTILYSSCFDANGGVFETLLGPEDAVISDALNHASIIDGIRLSKARRLRYANRDMADLERQLKEASGARRKLIVTDGVFSMDGYVAPLHEICDLADRYDAMVMVDDSHAVGFVGPGGRGTPELHGVMDRVDILTGTLGKALGGASGGYVAARAEIVALLRQRSRPYLFSNTLAPVIAAASLKVLDLLESADDLRVQLAENTALFRRRMTEEGFDILAGDHAIAPVMIGDATVAGRMAELLLERGVYVIGFSYPVVPQGQARIRVQLSAAHSVGDVNRAVDAFVAARGELEG; this is encoded by the coding sequence ATGTTCGACTCCGTGCGCGACGACCTCCGCACCACCCTCGACGAGATCCGCGCCGCCGGACTCCACAAGCCCGAGCGGGTGATCGGCTCACCACAGTCCGCGACCGTGAACGTCACCGCGGGCGGCCGTCCCGGCGAGGTCCTCAACTTCTGCGCCAACAACTACCTCGGCCTCGCCGACCACCCCGAGGTCGTCGCCGCCGCGCACGCGGCCCTGGACCGCTGGGGCTACGGCATGGCGTCCGTGCGCTTCATCTGCGGAACCCAGGAGGTCCACAAGGAACTTGAGGCCCGGCTGTCCGCGTTCCTCGGCCAGGAGGACACGATCCTCTACTCCTCCTGCTTCGACGCCAACGGCGGTGTCTTCGAAACCCTGTTGGGCCCGGAGGACGCGGTCATCTCCGACGCCCTCAACCACGCCTCGATCATCGACGGCATCCGCCTCTCCAAGGCCCGCCGCCTGCGCTACGCCAACCGCGACATGGCCGATCTGGAACGGCAGTTGAAGGAGGCGTCGGGTGCGCGCAGGAAGCTGATCGTCACCGACGGCGTCTTCTCCATGGACGGTTACGTCGCACCCCTCCACGAGATCTGCGACCTCGCCGACCGCTACGACGCGATGGTCATGGTCGACGACTCCCACGCCGTCGGCTTCGTCGGCCCCGGCGGCCGGGGCACCCCCGAACTGCACGGTGTCATGGACCGTGTCGACATCCTCACCGGCACCCTCGGCAAGGCCCTGGGCGGCGCCTCCGGCGGCTACGTCGCCGCCCGCGCCGAGATCGTCGCCCTGCTCCGCCAGCGCTCCCGGCCGTACCTCTTCTCGAACACCCTGGCCCCGGTGATCGCGGCGGCTTCCCTGAAGGTGCTCGACCTGCTGGAGTCGGCGGACGACCTGCGCGTCCAACTCGCCGAGAACACAGCGCTGTTCCGCCGGAGGATGACCGAGGAGGGCTTCGACATCCTCGCCGGTGACCATGCGATCGCACCCGTGATGATCGGCGACGCGACGGTGGCGGGGCGGATGGCGGAACTGCTGCTGGAGCGGGGGGTGTATGTCATCGGCTTCTCGTATCCGGTGGTGCCGCAGGGGCAGGCGCGGATTCGGGTGCAGTTGTCGGCCGCGCATTCTGTGGGGGATGTCAATCGGGCGGTGGATGCGTTTGTCGCTGCGCGGGGTGAGCTGGAGGGGTGA
- a CDS encoding YybH family protein, with protein MNSTNDDELVLRGVLNSWKAAVDAHEPDEAARLFTEDAIFQGLHPYSVGRQGVAEYYDSQPLGMTAEFEILETRRYADDLVLGYLDAEFTFTDRAPVDVKLAVLVKRLADGWYIAHYQVSRL; from the coding sequence ATGAACAGCACGAACGACGACGAACTCGTCCTGCGCGGTGTCCTGAACTCTTGGAAGGCGGCCGTGGACGCCCATGAACCGGACGAGGCGGCCCGGCTCTTCACCGAGGACGCGATCTTCCAGGGCCTGCACCCTTACAGCGTCGGACGCCAGGGCGTCGCCGAGTACTACGACTCCCAACCCCTGGGCATGACCGCCGAGTTCGAGATCCTCGAAACCCGGCGGTACGCCGACGACCTCGTACTCGGTTATCTGGACGCGGAGTTCACGTTCACCGACCGGGCGCCGGTCGACGTCAAGCTCGCCGTGCTGGTGAAGCGGCTGGCGGACGGCTGGTACATCGCCCACTACCAGGTGTCGCGGCTCTGA
- a CDS encoding TetR/AcrR family transcriptional regulator yields MGRTSDAGEKILAAGRSLFEARGYSALGVAEICKAAGVPKGSFYYFYASKETLALAVVDEHWADQRREWTRILSRETGGAQPLDRLRQLFEETEAGQHAVQQGCGTVLGCLLGNLSLEMSNQTEAVRARLQEIFDAQVEMVAAVIDEARERGDVTVDDSREAARSVVAQLEGQVMFAKLYNNTGRLSPLWANCLALLGARTA; encoded by the coding sequence ATGGGTAGGACCAGTGATGCCGGAGAGAAGATCCTCGCCGCCGGGCGGTCGCTCTTCGAGGCGCGCGGTTACTCGGCGCTGGGGGTGGCCGAGATCTGCAAGGCGGCCGGAGTGCCGAAGGGCAGCTTCTACTACTTCTACGCGTCGAAGGAGACCCTCGCGCTGGCCGTCGTCGACGAACACTGGGCGGACCAGCGCCGGGAGTGGACCCGCATCCTGAGCCGGGAGACCGGCGGTGCTCAACCGCTGGACCGGCTGCGGCAGTTGTTCGAGGAGACCGAGGCCGGGCAGCACGCCGTGCAGCAGGGCTGCGGCACCGTGCTGGGCTGTCTGCTCGGCAATCTCAGTCTGGAGATGAGCAATCAGACGGAGGCCGTTCGCGCGCGGCTCCAGGAGATCTTCGACGCCCAGGTCGAGATGGTCGCCGCGGTCATCGACGAGGCGCGCGAGCGCGGGGACGTCACCGTCGACGACTCCCGGGAGGCGGCGCGTTCGGTCGTCGCGCAGTTGGAGGGCCAGGTGATGTTCGCGAAGCTCTACAACAACACCGGGCGCCTGAGCCCCCTTTGGGCCAACTGCCTCGCTCTGCTCGGGGCCCGTACCGCCTGA
- a CDS encoding SDR family NAD(P)-dependent oxidoreductase, whose protein sequence is MSTQNQKVAIVTGASQGIGAGVVDAYRKLGYAVVATSRTIAPADDADVLTVQGDIADPATAERVVAAAIERFGRVDTLVNNAGVFVAKPFTDYTADDYASVLGINMTGFFRITQLAIGHMLAQGGGHIVNVTTSLVDNADARVPSALASLTKGGLQSATKSLAIEYATRGIRANAVSPGTIKTPMHPEETHAGLAGLHPVGRMGEVSDIVDAVVFLENAPFVTGEILHVDGGMSAGH, encoded by the coding sequence ATGAGCACTCAGAACCAGAAGGTCGCGATCGTCACCGGTGCCTCGCAGGGCATCGGAGCCGGCGTCGTCGACGCGTACCGCAAGCTCGGTTACGCCGTCGTCGCCACCTCGCGCACCATCGCCCCGGCCGACGACGCGGACGTGCTGACCGTCCAGGGCGACATCGCGGACCCGGCGACCGCCGAGCGGGTCGTCGCCGCCGCGATCGAGCGGTTCGGCCGCGTCGACACGCTGGTCAACAACGCGGGCGTCTTCGTCGCCAAGCCGTTCACCGACTACACGGCCGACGACTACGCGTCCGTGCTCGGCATCAACATGACCGGATTCTTCCGGATCACCCAGCTGGCCATCGGGCACATGCTCGCCCAGGGCGGCGGCCACATCGTCAACGTCACCACCAGCCTGGTCGACAACGCGGACGCCCGCGTCCCCTCCGCCCTGGCCTCGCTGACCAAGGGCGGGTTGCAGTCCGCGACCAAGTCCCTCGCCATCGAGTACGCCACCCGCGGCATCCGCGCCAACGCCGTCTCGCCGGGCACCATCAAGACCCCGATGCACCCGGAGGAGACCCACGCGGGCCTCGCCGGCCTGCACCCGGTCGGCCGGATGGGCGAGGTGAGCGACATCGTCGACGCCGTGGTGTTCTTGGAGAACGCGCCCTTCGTCACCGGCGAGATCCTGCATGTCGACGGCGGTATGAGCGCCGGTCACTGA
- the tdh gene encoding L-threonine 3-dehydrogenase produces the protein MKALVKEKAEPGLWLADVPEPAVGTGDVLIKVLRTGICGTDLHIRNWDGWAQQTIRTPLVLGHEFVGEVVGTGRDVADLAVGELVSGEGHLVCGKCRNCLAGRRHLCRATVGLGVGRDGAFAEYVALPAANVWVHRVPVDLDVAAIFDPFGNAVHTALSFPLVGEDVLITGAGPIGLMAAAVARHAGARNVVVTDVSEERLALARKIGVSLALNVTDAQIVDGQRELGLREGFDIGLEMSGRPEAMRDMIANMTHGGRIAMLGLPSEEFPVDWSRIVTSMLTIKGIYGREMFETWYAMSVLLEGGLDLAPVITGRYGHRDFEAAFADAASGKGGKVILDWTT, from the coding sequence TTGAAGGCGCTGGTCAAGGAGAAGGCGGAGCCCGGGCTGTGGCTCGCGGACGTTCCGGAGCCCGCCGTCGGAACCGGCGACGTACTGATCAAGGTCCTGCGGACCGGGATCTGCGGCACCGATCTGCACATCCGGAACTGGGACGGCTGGGCTCAGCAGACGATCCGTACGCCGCTGGTGCTCGGCCACGAGTTCGTGGGCGAGGTCGTCGGGACCGGCCGGGACGTCGCCGACCTCGCCGTCGGTGAACTGGTCAGCGGCGAGGGCCACTTGGTGTGCGGCAAGTGCCGCAACTGCCTCGCCGGGCGCCGCCATCTGTGCCGCGCCACGGTCGGGCTCGGCGTCGGCAGGGACGGGGCCTTCGCGGAGTACGTCGCGCTGCCCGCCGCCAACGTGTGGGTGCACCGCGTCCCTGTCGACCTCGATGTCGCCGCGATCTTCGACCCGTTCGGCAACGCCGTGCACACCGCGCTGTCCTTCCCGCTCGTCGGCGAGGACGTGCTGATCACCGGTGCGGGCCCGATCGGCTTGATGGCGGCGGCAGTTGCGCGGCACGCGGGCGCGCGGAACGTCGTAGTGACCGATGTGAGTGAGGAACGCCTCGCCCTCGCACGCAAGATAGGCGTGAGCCTCGCCCTGAACGTGACGGACGCTCAGATCGTCGACGGCCAGCGGGAGTTGGGACTACGTGAGGGCTTCGACATCGGCCTGGAGATGTCCGGCCGTCCCGAGGCCATGCGCGACATGATCGCCAACATGACGCACGGCGGCCGTATCGCCATGCTGGGCCTGCCCTCCGAGGAGTTCCCGGTCGACTGGTCGCGCATCGTCACCTCGATGCTCACCATCAAGGGTATCTACGGCCGTGAGATGTTCGAGACGTGGTACGCGATGTCGGTCCTGCTGGAGGGCGGTCTGGACCTCGCGCCCGTGATCACCGGCCGGTACGGACACCGCGACTTCGAGGCGGCGTTCGCGGACGCGGCGAGCGGCAAGGGCGGCAAGGTCATCCTGGACTGGACCACGTAA